A single region of the Maylandia zebra isolate NMK-2024a linkage group LG17, Mzebra_GT3a, whole genome shotgun sequence genome encodes:
- the LOC101482683 gene encoding inward rectifier potassium channel 13 gives MTSKSKGSVPGDKASSSLLLSSPPYQRLITKEGRCAFRVPLSSSGSRRESLHRAWLLALQDLWGLLVNLRWRWTLLAFCSSFVAHWLFFACLWYLLAHLNGDLDVQDHDAPPQGHVVCVKYITSFSAAFSFSLETQLTIGYGTMFPSGDCPSAIALLAVQMLLGLMLEVFITGAFVAKLSRPQKQAGAIQFSPQAVVGQHLGQTCLMVRATNLLKRPLVDVKLSAVLYKCEGQALHQTSLDFYLDHLGQKACPLFIFPLTFYHPLEPQSPLYPALCEGSSTNFELVVFLSALQEGTGDSCQKRTSYLRQEIKLNHCFAPAFRIDSRGRYTVSSQHLSTAPSNEPVNKDSVVQINSDGMEQGC, from the exons ATGACTTCCAAATCCAAGGGTAGTGTTCCAGGTGACAAGGCGTCCTCATCTCTACTTCTGTCCTCTCCACCTTATCAGCGCCTGATCACCAAAGAGGGACGCTGTGCTTTTCGTGTCCCTCTGTCTTCTTCAGGCTCACGGAGAGAGTCTTTGCACAGAGCTTGGCTGCTGGCCCTGCAGGACCTGTGGGGACTGCTGGTAAATCTTCGCTGGAGATGGACTCTTCTGGCCTTCTGCAGCTCCTTCGTGGCTCACTGGTTGTTTTTTGCCTGTCTCTGGTATTTGTTGGCTCATCTGAATGGAGACCTTGATGTGCAAGATCACGATGCCCCACCACAGGGGCATGTTGTCTGTGTAAAGTACATTACAAGCTTCTCTgctgccttttctttctctttggaGACACAGCTAACCATCGGTTATGGCACCATGTTCCCCAGTGGAGACTGTCCCAGTGCCATAGCGTTGCTAGCTGTACAGATGCTGCTGGGGCTCATGCTGGAAGTATTTATCACAG GTGCATTTGTAGCCAAGCTCTCCCGCCCCCAGAAACAAGCAGGAGCCATCCAGTTCAGCCCCCAGGCAGTGGTAGGTCAACACCTGGGCCAGACGTGCCTCATGGTCCGAGCCACCAATCTGCTGAAGCGGCCTCTGGTCGATGTAAAGTTGAGTGCTGTGCTTTACAAGTGTGAAGGTCAGGCTCTCCACCAGACCTCTCTGGACTTCTATTTGGACCATTTGGGCCAAAAGGCATGTCCTTTGTTCATATTCCCACTCACCTTTTACCACCCCCTGGAGCCTCAGAGCCCGCTCTACCCTGCCCTGTGTGAGGGGTCCTCCACTAACTTTGAGTTGGTGGTTTTTCTGTCGGCCTTGCAGGAGGGAACTGGTGACTCATGCCAGAAGAGGACCTCCTACCTTCGCCAAGAAATCAAATTAAACCACTGCTTTGCCCCTGCTTTCAGGATAGACTCCCGTGGGAGGTACACAGTGAGCTCCCAGCACTTAAGCACAGCCCCTTCAAATGAGCCTGTGAACAAAGACTCTGtagtgcagatcaacagtgatGGGATGGAGCAAGGATGCTGA